In Paraflavitalea devenefica, the following are encoded in one genomic region:
- a CDS encoding FecR family protein gives MEVSEAAIKRFFENNCTKEEAILVHQYFLDHPEQLDKWLPEREWESFVHGMALSTAESNTWFEHIENNKDKKGARVILRQWVQVAAAVLIAAGFVAIYQFVQPASKKAILKNSSPQIPASTPKIFRNNSLKNVTYVLDDGSTVTLHAKSLLICQQPFDLSERNITLHGEGLFRVAKDKSRPFTVFTKGFSTTALGTTFRIKAYDSSSIATVKLIEGKVVLQNLQHPGKPVYLHPGDAYNFSHNSNSFRSITPKPPVPAKITAPIQVDGSITETAAAISFSNTPLTEVLKKISEVYKITINTDEAKPEGRKFTGSFLKKQVADEVLSTIAELNNYVVVQEGTVYRLTIQ, from the coding sequence ATGGAAGTAAGCGAAGCCGCGATAAAGCGTTTTTTTGAAAACAATTGCACGAAAGAAGAAGCAATCCTGGTGCACCAGTATTTCCTGGATCATCCAGAGCAATTGGATAAATGGCTTCCTGAACGGGAATGGGAATCATTTGTGCATGGCATGGCATTAAGCACGGCTGAAAGCAATACCTGGTTTGAGCACATTGAGAACAACAAAGATAAAAAAGGCGCCCGGGTCATTTTGCGGCAGTGGGTGCAGGTAGCAGCAGCCGTATTGATAGCAGCCGGGTTCGTGGCTATTTACCAGTTTGTGCAACCGGCTTCAAAAAAAGCAATCCTAAAAAATAGTAGTCCGCAAATTCCCGCAAGCACTCCAAAAATATTCCGGAACAATAGTCTAAAAAATGTAACTTATGTTTTAGATGACGGAAGCACTGTTACACTTCATGCAAAGAGTTTATTGATCTGCCAACAACCTTTTGATTTATCGGAAAGAAACATAACACTACATGGAGAAGGATTATTCCGTGTAGCAAAAGACAAATCCCGTCCGTTCACGGTATTCACAAAAGGGTTTTCCACTACAGCCCTCGGCACTACCTTCCGGATCAAGGCGTATGACAGCAGCAGCATAGCAACTGTAAAACTGATAGAAGGAAAGGTAGTATTACAGAACTTACAGCATCCCGGCAAACCGGTGTACCTGCATCCGGGTGATGCGTACAATTTTTCTCATAACAGCAATAGTTTCCGGAGCATTACCCCCAAACCTCCCGTACCGGCGAAAATCACTGCACCCATACAGGTAGACGGCAGCATTACTGAAACAGCAGCAGCCATCAGCTTTTCCAATACCCCCCTAACTGAAGTGTTGAAGAAGATCAGTGAGGTATATAAGATAACCATTAATACAGATGAAGCTAAACCGGAAGGAAGAAAGTTTACAGGTAGCTTTTTAAAAAAGCAGGTAGCCGATGAGGTACTGTCCACGATTGCGGAATTAAACAATTATGTGGTTGTACAGGAGGGAACTGTTTACCGGCTAACCATTCAATAA